From Helicoverpa zea isolate HzStark_Cry1AcR chromosome 23, ilHelZeax1.1, whole genome shotgun sequence, one genomic window encodes:
- the LOC124641754 gene encoding uncharacterized protein LOC124641754, with protein sequence MERNEKKCKRLEELDEEGVVTLLEKWDLEEFVEFARVKTMDGRKLLDVTEGIVKLWKPKANAKKFITFIEDMKLNPNKYLENKDVTMAKLNFRDKTTTIHEQTEITTTDKSDIESQYQTVTHRRKEDAVHTHSSMSSVEELIRRIVPAKSFLYRNQQRAERTPSYLPMDAGTPKKKKLFRLSSYEYPFFDIRAKFTRQESSNDRGYYAMKRNSRYYIARTYRKPECRNKYKSLSTPDEFSDKYPDDHFYEDLCYNEVEKEKEKPLETRVNVKPCIVKIQELFQSFKVPFFKKTEMLEEEKVENEKSTSNYYENSDSVANMYDSVHAVRPVEGIEVKTETKLPVEDYLEPVQLHKDYCDVNYRQKDESLLGYILSIFENRFGLRKETNDDHQSDHSEADSHKADGTTDEVRKWPDSKSGTTSMADRPLPVPVENEPYYMNVDRQEAQNLLRGQPDGTFILRPSSQPDHAYTLSVSCANAVHNVGIRRRPDGRLALGFARRGEQSFVSVTSLLRHHRKRRLLLVAGGDVIGATTLNEAPQYYQSPSSIPVPVGN encoded by the exons GACGTCACCGAAGGAATCGTAAAATTATGGAAACCGAAAGCGAACGCTAAGAAATTCATCACATTCATCGAAGATATGAAACTGAATcccaataaatatttagaaaacaaaGACGTAACAATGGCAAAGCTGAATTTTCGAGATAAAACAACAACAATCCACGAACAAACAGAAATTACAACAACAGACAAATCTGATATCGAGAGTCAGTACCAAACCGTTACGCATCGAAGAAAGGAAGATGCAGTGCACACTCACTCATCTATGAGCTCAGTCGAAGAGTTGATCAGAAGAATAGTTCCCGCCAAGAGTTTCCTGTACAGAAATCAGCAAAGAGCTGAAAGAACACCTTCATACCTGCCTATGGATGCAGGAACCCCAAAGAAGAAGAAACTCTTCAGATTAAGCTCATACGAATATCCATTCTTCGATATAAGAGCTAAGTTCACGAGACAAGAAAGTTCAAACGACAGAGGTTACTACGCCATGAAGAGAAATAGTAGATATTACATAGCTAGAACATATAGGAAACCTGaatgtagaaataaatataaatcattgTCAACTCCTGATGAATTCAGTGACAAATATCCTGACGATCACTTTTACGAAGACTTATGTTACAATGAAGTTGAGAAGGAAAAAGAAAAGCCACTAGAAACAAGAGTGAATGTTAAACCTTGTATCGTAAAGATTCAAGAACTGTTTCAGTCGTTCAAAGTGCCATTCTTCAAGAAAACTGAGATGCTGGAAGAAGAAAAGGTGGAGAATGAGAAATCAACATCTAATTACTATGAGAATAGTGACAGTGTCGCTAATATGTACGACTCTGTACATGCTGTTAGACCTGTCGAAGGGATCGAAGTAAAAACTGAA ACTAAGTTACCAGTGGAAGACTATCTGGAGCCCGTTCAGCTGCACAAGGATTATTGTGACGTGAACTACAGGCAGAAGGATGAGTCACTGCTGGGGTACATCCTCAGCATTTTCGAGAATCGCTTTGGATTACGAAAAG AAACAAATGACGATCATCAATCAGACCACTCCGAAGCGGACTCCCACAAGGCTGATGGCACCACCGACGAGGTTCGCAAGTGGCCGGACTCCAAGTCAGGCACCACCAGCATGGCCGACAGGCCACTGCCGGTGCCGGTGGAGAATGAGCCGTACTATATGAATGTAGATAGGCAGGAGGCACAGAACTTGCTGAGGGGACAGCCTGATGGAACGTTCATATTGAGGCCTTCTAGTCAG CCAGACCACGCGTACACTCTAAGCGTATCCTGCGCAAACGCAGTGCACAACGTCGGTATCCGCCGTCGTCCGGACGGTCGGCTCGCGCTCGGCTTCGCTCGGCGCGGCGAGCAGAGCTTCGTGAGCGTGACGTCACTGCTACGTCATCATCGCAAGAGACGGCTGCTATTGGTCGCTGGCGGTGACGTGATCGGAGCTACTACTTTGAATGAAGCCCCTCAGTATTATCAGAGTCCTAGTAGTATCCCTGTACCGGTGGGGAATTGa